The sequence GCTTATAGGTGTAAGCCGTTACCATAAGTCTCTCTGAATGAACAATTACAGGGTGTTTACGACCGTAAGGCCTGGCTGGTAAGGATACATCTCCTTTATAACCGAGGTTACAACTGTAAAGGCTTTTACACTATAGCCCGTAAAGTTCTTTATCTTGCTCTTACGGTCTACCTTATGGCATAAGGTGCCCACAAAGAGCCTAGGTTGTATTTCAAGGGGTTATAGGTCGTAAGGGTTTAAGTATACCAGTAAAGTGCTTTGGATGACCCTTACAGCCTCACTTACGAGTGTAAACCACTCGTAAGGAACCTATAAACTCTCCTCACCAAGACTTACAGGCCATAAGTACTCTCGTAAAACTCTCTGGAATCCCCATCCAGGGTGACTTATGGGTGTATAGATTCCCGTAAAGCTTATTGTTTAAGGCTTACTAGCCTTCTTAGTGGCATAAGTAGGCAGTAAGCAGTCTTGGAAAATTGAGTAGAGTTCCCCCCATTTTCTCTAGTTAAGCTCAAGTACATATATGACCTGGGAAGCATAAAATTAGTGTCTGAGAAAACAAACAACCAACCAATACATGAAAATTCCAAGACACGCTgaggaatttatttttaacttaaacaaaactacaaaactataactaagaactcaaactcaacaaaatacacaaattttcttgggttgcctcccaagaagcgcttatttaacgTCACGAGATTTATGTATCTAAAAAGCATAAGTCAAGGAGGTTCAAAATAGAAACACTCCTCAAAACCAATGTTAATGTCTCTGAAATAGTACCCAAGTGTGAGATCAGAGAAAATGGGGAACTTACCAATGAAGTTGATAGACTCGGGTGTTACCTCCTTGGGTAAAGGTTTTCTCTTGCCTTTATTGCATGAAATGACCTCTCATTAATGCTTCTTGCTGGTGGTTTCCTCAATCAATGTCAGTGTAAGTAAAGGGGTGGTCTCTTCAATGTGAGGGTCATCTAATGACTCCTTGAAAGGCTCCTTGTGCAATATTTCCTGCAcacattcatcaacaattgaatTAGTCTTATCAATGAATAACAAACATCATTAGAAGTAGAAGGATATTTCATAACATCAGATAAAGCAAACATAACTCCCAACCCTAAGTGTCATTCTACCATTGTTAACATCATTTAGAGCTTCGGCGATGGCTAGGAAAGGACTACCAAGAATGAGGGGTacctcaacatcctcatctACGTCTAAAATCACAAAGTCTACAGGGAAGATAAATTTGTCAACCTTAACTAACACATCTTCTATGATTCCCCTAGGATGCCTAATGGAGCGGTTCATAAATTGCAAGGTCATCCTAGTTGGCTTAAGGTCACTAAGTCCAAGTCTCCTAAACATGGTGTAAGGCACTATATTTATACTAGCACCTAGATCTGCTAGAGTTTTTTCATTTACTAAATCACCTATGTTACAAGAGATAATGAAACTCCTAGGATAGTTCTTCTTCCTCGATAATTGATTTTAAAGCAACGCTGAGCTCCCTTCACTTAATGTAAATGTTAGCATAaccttataaaattttttcttgtttgttagtaggtccttgagaaacttcaCATACTTCGACATTTGAGAGAGAGCTTTAACAAACAATACATTAATGTGtagttgcttcaataaatccaAAAACTTCTTGAATTATTTGTCCATGcaatcattcttcaatcttgatgaGACGGAAGGTGGGGGACATACTCCTTTACCGGTAAAGTAGCATCTTCTTCCTTCACCAAACTCTCAATAATCACAATTTCTGGTCCGttttccttctccatcatcCTTTCACTACCTATCCCCACTTCTTTACCACTCCGAAGAGTAATAGCCTTAGGATGCTCATGGGGATTAGCTtcattattacttgacaaacttCCTTGAGGATGTTCAGACAACAGTTTAGTTATCTACCCCATTTGATTCTCTAGATTTTGAAGAGAAGTCTGCTAGTTTCTCATCAATGCCTCTATGCTCTGGAATCGGTTTCAGACTGCTAAACCTTAATATCTGTGCTTTGAATTAACCGAGTAAATACTTCTTGGAATGTGGGTCTCTTATCATTCTGTTGGTGTTGAGAAAAATCTTAGCGGGCACTTCTTCTACTGCCCTTGATTTCCCAAAGAAAAGTTGGTGCGATACCGTCATCTTGGATTATAAGTGCCATTATAGAGGTTTCCTTGTTGTCTGAGGGCACTACCAATAAAGTCTACTTATTCGATGGGTCCGTACGCCGCTCCGATAATAGAGCAATTTGTTGAGGCATGTCCTTCCCTATATGTGTCACACGCCATGACTATAGCCGGCTTCTAAGTGAACAAGTTATCGATCTTTCTGCTCAAAGCTTCTACTTGGGTGGCTAGTGCTATGACTTCCCAAACCTCTATCATCCAGACTGGCTTTCCAATTGACTTGCCCCTCGAGTTCCACTGGTAATTGTTCCTGGCTATCTTTTTTATCAACTATTTGGCTGCTTTAGGGTCTTACTGCCAAATAGTCCTCTTGTTGCTGAGTTTATAAGCTGTTTGGTACTCTAATTGAGGTCTTGATGGAAAACTTGAATTTTTATCCATTCGGTGAGATTGTGATGCGAGTATTTTGTTAATAAGTCTTTGAATCTCTCCCACGCTTCAAAAAGTGATTTGGTGTCCAACTATGCATAAGCTGTAATCTCCCGATACAACTTGGGCTTTCTTCCTAGTAGGAAATAACGGGCCAAGAATGACTCGACAATCTACTTCCAAGTCGTGATAGATGCTCTAGGAAGAGCATGGAGTCATTGCTTAGCtctttctttcaataaaaatggGAATAAGCGGAGTCTGATATCGTCGTTAGAAATGTTGTTAATCTTTAGTTTATCACATACCTCGAGGAATTCACTAATATGACTGTTGGGACCCTCGTCCGGCAATCCATGGAACTATACTGAATTCTAGACCATCTGTATGAAAGAAAGCTTGAgcttaaaattatttgttgtaactGGTAGGTGCACTATACTTAACTGAGACCCATCAAAAGTAGAACAAATTTAATCTGAAAGGGTCCGATGTCGGTTCTCTTGATCTGCCATGGTATTCAAATACTCTCCCTCAACACTCACTGTCAAAAGTCCTATCTCGTTTAGCAAAGCTGTTCTTAATCTGGTTCCAATAACTCTTTCTATACTACTCTCGCCTTCTGCCAATCTTGTTGACTTACCCTTTAGTGGCATATgttgaaatcaaacaaaagaaaaagaataaaaaaaataaagataaacaaaagaaaaacaaataagaaagaaaagaaaatactaaAGTGGCAGAAATTCAAATGTTCATAATATCACTAATCTTCCTCAGCAATGATGCAAAAAACTTGATAGGGACGCCAGTATACGTGCCAATCATGTAATAATAGTGTGCGTAAAGCAGAGTGTCGGACCAAAGTAAGGAAAGTGAATGCTaataataaccctaattctgaaaattagcctaatcaaACGAATGAAGTGTGTGTaaacaaaagagaatgaaagaaagaaatacggaaataaaacaaaagagaagtcAAGGAAAGAAATGATGTCCAAACAAAGTATTCGTCTAGGATTATGAAGTATAGGATGAAAGTTATCTAAGTATGCAAATTCTATTCGAACAGAGAGATTTTCTAACTTATTCTAAATCTTGATTTCTCAGacgaagagtaactgaatatgTGCAGAGCTcatacagaaatccacacaatcacattaacactctatgaaccCTCGAgtgtgagctaatgacaatctcatAAGTAGATAATCCCCcttgaagagagagagagactacCTATAATCAGAATAAACAGTAAAGATGCGATTTTTCCTAAAATGTaatccacatgattgcaaagatcACGAAGATTATTACTAACTGATCACtcaggagaattgagggagaagGGGTTTCTAAAGTACCCTAGCTAGATGTTTACTCACAATCCTCTAGAATTATGGTATGTCTATGgtaggtgagaatttcttcttgctactaagcacatcaaacatatgaAACTAGGTGAAAATGGAAAATATTTcccattttctaaaaaaaagtgttttttttattttctttttttaaatccaaatttttaattctaaatttccATAACTTCCCATCAGCTAAAAACCTAAGAGCCACACCCAAGAACAAAAGCAACAGCTCtccttcctctctttttttttctcttcctttctctttttctctggGATTCTCTCTGAATGATTGAAGCagagaaagaaaaaatgttCCTTTACTTGATCATTCGATCAGATCAGGGATTTAGTGAGATTTTAATCTCTGTTGAGAGGTTCGTAGTTGTTTCTCTTATGATCTCTTAAATGTGGGGCTGAAGAAAAGGGTGATGTGGTCTTGTGGGGTTGCTCCCTCTCTGTTTGCTTctggtcttgagatttttaGCTCTAGCTCCTGGAAATCTCATCTGGTCTTATGGATTGCACGCTAAAAAGGACCACCCTCTCATCAAGCAGCCATCTTTGgttttcttccacaattgttgTTGAGCCTTGGGTTGAAGAAATGTGGTATCTTTGTTGTTCTCTTCTGTGAAAGGTCatgccttttcttttgtttttgagcTTATTCCCTTTCtttacaaaattttgaattttggctgttttcttttgaatttcttcAGGGGGCATTTGGTGCTTTACTATGGGAATGGTTAGATAGAATTTGATTGATGGGAAAGTAATTGATGGGAAAATAATTGATaggaaaataacattttttttgtttggtatgcattggaaagttttattaaattgatGGGAAAGTAATATTTCTATGTTTGGTATTAAAAGATATTCTTGGGAATCTATTGCCATAATAACAGAAATGCccttatgttattttgctaatCCACTCagtcttaattaatttttactattaaaataatatggtttaaaatgtataaaatatatttaatattaaatatttaaataattttttaataataaataataatatataaaaataataaataatgtaattaaccttcatttagattttttttatgtttttattttttatatgtaatttgGTGATTACAATTCATAtgtcaaaataatattatcctaATCATGGTAatttacaatttaatttttttgaaatagaatatatttcttatttaaatttaatggtattatttcttattttaggttaatttaattttaaagcaCAATGTTAactaattagtaaaaaaaatatctgataaaaaatatttgtttaaaaaatctttcaagttattgtttataattttcgGTTAGGTTAAAGTTGTATtggttattatttatcatttctgcttttcattattattattattattattattattactattattgtaggaatttttattattcttttaatactaaataatactaaaattatatatatatatagattatgtacatcttttattaatatttttaaaatatagattaaTTTATCCCAGGATAAAtcgaagttttttttatttatcaaattataaaatttacaatgataaatatcctaatttatctaattttgaatattattgcCCATATGATTTTTATAGTTTATCATTGATCgtttctttttataattgataGTCACTGGTTAattgcaattattattattattcttttaattattattgttattagttTCCAGTTATTCGCTGCAATTTCTAGTTATTCATAATAGTTTCCGTTTATTGTCTGTTAGTCATCATagtttccttttactttttggTTATTGTTTATACTTTATGGTTAGGATAAAGTTGTATTGGTTATTATTTATCGTTTCCGCTTTGCTTGAGAATTAGGCTTCAAGTTTCTTGTTATCTGCATACAAGAATTTGAGTTATCTCTACACATGAAcacatatacaaatatatatatagtaaagcGACAGCCAAGGGGTCAAGGATTTAGACAACGATTGGAAATGAGAAAGAGATGCGCAGCTGCCGAGAGGCCAAGGGTGGAGAGGAGAAAGAGATGCGCAGCCGCCGAGGGGCCAAGGTTTAGACAATGATTAATTCTCTCAGCAAGATAGAGTCAAGGGTATTATTGTCATTGCACAATACAACCACATTCCTTTGTCATGGGGCACTAACTTTTCATCCATAACTTGTGGgaattattttccattaatttgaattgtttcttgatttcatgattaattttattagttaatttttttctattgttattttaaatgattatttcaaatattgttatttttaattgattgttttttcattaaaaGTTGACTAGTActtgtattatattataatcaAAGTGGTACTAATTAATGCTATGTTCATGTATGTTTGGCATCTATCTTTAGATGATTGACATAAGgactatttttcattattagaaGGGAATTGACTAAtgttatgttgatttttatCCTATTTGTAGAGGACATAAAATGAGAACTGATCGGGAATGGATGTATAACAGACTTGTGAATTTATGGATTGTGATAAAATAAGGTGTCCCTGTTGTAAATGTGAAAATCGAAGGTATCTTTTAACTGATAAAGTCAAGTTGCATCTTACTAGGGATGGATTTGTCAAGGATTACTATCAATGGGTTTGTCATGGGGAACCTTTAGATATATCAAATCCCCTATGCAAACACAATGCAATTCATCTTTTACAGGAGAAGTAGAAGGATCAAATCTATATCGCAACATGGTCATGGGTGCCATTGGTTCTAATTTTGTCCCTAATTATGGTGAAAATGAGGAGGAAACACCAGATCCAAAAACTCAAAGATTATATGCCATGCTTCAAGCAGCCGATGAGCCATTGTGGGCAAGTTGTTCTAAGTACTCATAGTTGTCAGCTATGACAAGATTGTTGAATATCAAATCTGAGTTTCATATGTCAGAGAAGTGTTATGATGCAATATTGCAATTAATGAATGAAGCATTACCAACTGATAATAAATTGGTTGGCAGTTTTTATGAAACAAAGAAGTTTGCTGCAGAGTTAGGTCTTCCATGTGAGAAAATCCATTGTTGTATTAATGGATGCATGATATATTGGGATAACGATATCGATAGAAGAAGTTGCAAGTTTTGTGATCATCCTCGATATAAAAATAGACAAAGAGCATCTCCAAGAGGGAAAATTGATATACCATATCAAAAGATGTACTATTTTCCTCTTACACCCAGACTACAAAGATTGTATGCTTCAGAAGTTACAGCTAAGTATATGAGATGGCATGATaaacataatagaaaagatGGTGTTATGTGCCATCCATCTGATGCAAAGGCATGGAAACATTTTGATCGAACAAATCCATCTTTTGCATTAGAGGCTCGAAATGTAAGACTGGGATTATGTACAGATGGATTTCAACCATTTGGGCAATTAGGTAAGCAATATTCTTGTTGGCCTATTATTGTGACTCCATATAATTTGCCAccatggatgtgcatgaaagagCCTTACATGTTTTTGACTATTATTGTACCTGGCCCAAGAAATCCGAAACAGAAGTTAGATGTATACTTGCAACCTTTGATAGCAGAATTAAAAGATCTTTGGGATGTTGGTGTTCTCACATATGATGTTTCAAAAAGGCACAATTTTCTTAAGAGATCTACACTTATGTGGACCATTAGTGACTTTCCAGCTTATGTAATGTTGTCTGGGTGGAGTACAGCATGCAAAAAAGCTTGTCCATATTGTATGGATAAATCAAAAGCATTTAGCCTTTTCAATGGTGTAAAAGTTTCTTGGTTTGATTGTCATCGTCAATTTCTACCAGAACATCATACgtttagaagaaataaaaatgatttcatgAAGAATAGAATTGAAGAATCTCCACCTCCTCTTATGTTGACTGGAAAACAAGTTTTAAAGCAAATTGAGgatttaaaattgaagaaagTAACAGATCTTGGTGCTGAACAATGGAATGCTCCAATTTGCAAGTCATGTGGTTGGAACAAACGCAGTATTTTTTGGGATTTGCCATATTGGACTACTAATCTCGTCCGTTATAATCTTGATGTCATGCACatcgagaaaaatatttttgagaatGTGTTTGATACAGTGATGGATGTTgaaggaaaaacaaaggataatgCAAAATCGAGAGaggatataaaaatttattgcagGCGTAAGGAGTTGGAGAAAAATGATTCAACTGGCAAATATCCCAAAGCTTGTTATAGTTTGAgcacacaagaaaaaaagattgtGTGTGA comes from Dioscorea cayenensis subsp. rotundata cultivar TDr96_F1 chromosome 15, TDr96_F1_v2_PseudoChromosome.rev07_lg8_w22 25.fasta, whole genome shotgun sequence and encodes:
- the LOC120277643 gene encoding uncharacterized protein LOC120277643 — translated: MVMGAIGSNFVPNYGENEEETPDPKTQRLYAMLQAADEPLWAKKCYDAILQLMNEALPTDNKLVGSFYETKKFAAELGLPCEKIHCCINGCMIYWDNDIDRRSCKFCDHPRYKNRQRASPRGKIDIPYQKMYYFPLTPRLQRLYASEVTAKYMRWHDKHNRKDGVMCHPSDAKAWKHFDRTNPSFALEARNVRLGLCTDGFQPFGQLGKQYSCWPIIVTPYNLPPWMCMKEPYMFLTIIVPGPRNPKQKLDVYLQPLIAELKDLWDVGVLTYDVSKRHNFLKRSTLMWTISDFPAYVMLSGWSTACKKACPYCMDKSKAFSLFNGVKVSWFDCHRQFLPEHHTFRRNKNDFMKNRIEESPPPLMLTGKQVLKQIEDLKLKKVTDLGAEQWNAPICKSCGWNKRSIFWDLPYWTTNLVRYNLDVMHIEKNIFENVFDTVMDVEGKTKDNAKSREDIKIYCRRKELEKNDSTGKYPKACYSLSTQEKKIVCDWVTKLKFPDGYVSNMARCVDMRKYKLFGMKSHDCHVFMQQLIPIVFRELLPMSMWKALTELSLFFKDLTCTVIKEEDMIRLHENIPMILCKRERIFPPSFFDSMEHLPIHLPYEARVGGPVQYRWMHPFERIFVEELKVNVPNMIDEQVDIKLETKFANWFRCYVHDPNNNVTSQIMKDVALGPLRNVINYPMYFVNGFKFHTSDYSVGKSTINSGVCIKGSNYSELSNDYYGILKEIIKLDYPALPIKKVVLFKCDWFDPTPNVGKKVHKDYNLVNINYKRRFNKYEPFILVEQALQVYYAPYPSMKRDKVDWWAVCRIKSRSVIEIPITDLPFQDDEVEVHSIDTTDDTIIPLNDYVDLEDAVEPDLQETEMEDDEDDEDDEDDNMSIDSE